The DNA region AACCCCTGCTCCCGCACGTCCGCGCGCAGCTCCAGCAGGAAGTGGGGGAGCGGGATCTTCACGGGGCACACCTCCGCGCAGGCGCCGCAGAGGGTGCTCGCGTCGGGAAGGGGAGAGGATTCCGCCAGCCCCGTCAGGAGGGGGGTGAGGACCGCGCCCATGGGCCCGGGGTACACCCAGCCGTAGGCGTGGCCTCCCACGTTCTGGTACACGGGGCAGGCGTTGAGGCAGGCGCCGCACCGGATGCACTTGAGCATCTCGCGGTATTTCCCTTCGAGGATCGCGCTGCGGCCGCCGTCGACCAGGAGGATGTGCAGCCGCTCCGGTCCCTCCGGGTCGCCCTCCCGCCGCGTCCCCGTCAGTATCGAAACGTAGGAGGTGAGCGGCTGCCCGGTGGCGCTTCGCGGCAACAGGCGCAGGAAGACCGGCAGGTCGGACATCCGGGGGAGGACCTTCTCGATCCCGGTCACCGCCAGGTGCACCCGCGGCAGCGTCGTCCCCATCCGCCCGTTCCCCTCGTTCGTCAGCAGGACGACGGAGCCCGTTTCCGCGACCAGGAAGTTCGCCCCGGTGATCCCCATCCCGGCGGAGAGGAACTTTTCCCTCAGGCGCTTCCGGGCGGTCGCCACCAGCCGCGGGATGCTGTCCGTCGGCGGTTCGCCGAGCCGGGTCTCGAAGAGGCGGGAGATCTCGCCGCGCGTCTTGTGGACGGCGGGGACGATGATGTGGGAGGGCGGCTCCCCTGCGAGCTGGACGATGTATTCCCCGAGGTCGGACTCGACGACCTCGACGCCGGCCTCCTGCAGCGCGGCGTTGAGGTCGACCTCCTCCGCGACCATCGACTTCGACTTGACGGCGAGGGAGATCCCTTCTTCCTTCGCGATCCCGACGGCGATCTCGCGGGCCTGTGCGGCGTCGCGCGCCACATGGACCACGGCGCCTCGCCTCG from Thermodesulfobacteriota bacterium includes:
- a CDS encoding LutB/LldF family L-lactate oxidation iron-sulfur protein, with the protein product MEVRSRAFARYAQRALSDKALQAALNGATGRLSALRAAAIAAFPGYDAARERASAVKEDTLARLDEQLARFIEEASRRGAVVHVARDAAQAREIAVGIAKEEGISLAVKSKSMVAEEVDLNAALQEAGVEVVESDLGEYIVQLAGEPPSHIIVPAVHKTRGEISRLFETRLGEPPTDSIPRLVATARKRLREKFLSAGMGITGANFLVAETGSVVLLTNEGNGRMGTTLPRVHLAVTGIEKVLPRMSDLPVFLRLLPRSATGQPLTSYVSILTGTRREGDPEGPERLHILLVDGGRSAILEGKYREMLKCIRCGACLNACPVYQNVGGHAYGWVYPGPMGAVLTPLLTGLAESSPLPDASTLCGACAEVCPVKIPLPHFLLELRADVREQGLKTPGEIAGMKMLASVMKRAGLLEAAERILGALSQFLSRGNPISGLPYPFAGWTERRDFPAAAKRPFRKEWKIRRGVRE